One Blattabacterium cuenoti DNA window includes the following coding sequences:
- the glnS gene encoding glutamine--tRNA ligase: protein MHFIEKVIEEDIKKGFPINKIRFRFPPEPNGYLHIGHVKAIYLNFELGKKYQAPVYLRFDDTNPIVEEKKFIESIKKDILFLGFKWDHESYASDYFHKLYEWAISLIKMNKAYVDHHSKKVIQLRRKTPLEHGINSNYRNRSINENLYLFEKMKNGFFEEGTCVLRAKIDMKSSNMNMRDPIMYRILKKNHTRTGDKWCIYPTYDWTHGQCDYIEQISHSLCSLEFENRRPLYNWYLDQIYEKNKIRPKQIEFSRLNLSYTLTSKRKIQYLIEKKIIPSWDDPRILTISGLRRRGYTPKSLKKFIQEIGITKRNNIIDTSLLEFRIREHLNKIAPRVMVVTQPVKLVIDNYSDNNTEWINAENNPENPKFGHRKIPFSKFLYIEKNDFLEKKTKKFFRLSIGNEVRLKNAYIIKANSVIKNSNGEIIEIHCSYDPKSKSGKQKKTEKKRVKSTLHWVSIKHAIPIVIHLYHPIFLKRDPNMGDYQKYINPKTIEKIKAYSEPTLNQANIGEYFQFQRIGYFYVEKNNNENIIFNKIVSIKDKWKKIQKKDLLPE, encoded by the coding sequence TTGCACTTTATTGAAAAAGTTATAGAAGAAGATATAAAAAAAGGATTTCCTATTAATAAAATTCGATTCAGATTTCCTCCTGAACCAAATGGATATCTTCATATTGGACATGTGAAAGCAATATATCTCAATTTTGAATTGGGAAAAAAATACCAAGCTCCTGTTTATTTAAGATTTGACGATACAAATCCTATAGTAGAAGAAAAAAAATTTATAGAATCTATTAAAAAAGATATCCTATTTCTAGGATTTAAATGGGATCATGAAAGTTATGCATCAGATTATTTTCATAAACTTTATGAATGGGCTATTTCTCTAATTAAAATGAATAAAGCTTATGTAGATCATCATTCTAAAAAAGTTATTCAACTTCGAAGAAAAACTCCACTTGAACATGGAATCAATAGTAATTATCGGAATAGATCTATAAATGAGAATTTATACCTTTTCGAAAAAATGAAAAATGGTTTTTTTGAAGAAGGAACATGTGTCCTGAGAGCTAAAATAGATATGAAATCATCAAATATGAATATGAGAGATCCAATTATGTATCGAATTTTAAAAAAAAATCATACTCGTACTGGAGATAAATGGTGTATTTATCCTACTTATGATTGGACTCATGGACAATGTGATTATATTGAACAAATATCTCATTCTTTATGTTCGTTGGAATTTGAAAATAGAAGACCATTATACAACTGGTATCTAGATCAAATCTATGAAAAAAATAAGATACGTCCTAAACAAATAGAATTTTCAAGATTAAATTTGAGTTACACACTAACTAGTAAAAGAAAAATTCAATATTTAATAGAAAAAAAAATTATCCCATCTTGGGATGATCCAAGAATTCTAACTATATCTGGATTACGTCGTAGAGGATATACTCCAAAATCTCTTAAAAAATTTATTCAAGAAATAGGAATTACAAAAAGAAATAATATTATAGATACATCTCTTTTAGAATTCAGAATTCGAGAGCATCTAAATAAAATAGCCCCTAGAGTTATGGTTGTAACACAACCCGTCAAATTAGTAATTGATAATTATTCAGATAATAATACGGAATGGATTAATGCAGAAAATAATCCAGAAAATCCAAAATTTGGACATAGAAAAATACCTTTTTCTAAATTTCTATACATTGAAAAAAATGATTTTTTAGAAAAGAAAACAAAAAAATTTTTTAGATTATCAATTGGAAATGAAGTCAGACTTAAAAACGCTTATATCATTAAAGCAAATTCAGTAATAAAAAATTCTAATGGAGAAATAATAGAAATTCATTGCTCCTATGATCCTAAAAGTAAATCTGGAAAACAAAAAAAAACGGAAAAAAAAAGAGTCAAAAGCACTTTGCATTGGGTTTCTATAAAACATGCTATTCCTATAGTAATCCATTTATATCATCCTATTTTTTTAAAAAGAGATCCCAATATGGGAGATTATCAAAAATATATAAACCCAAAAACAATAGAAAAAATTAAAGCATATTCAGAGCCAACTTTAAATCAAGCAAATATAGGAGAATATTTTCAATTTCAGAGAATAGGATACTTTTATGTAGAGAAAAATAATAATGAAAATATCATTTTTAATAAAATAGTTTCCATAAAAGATAAATGGAAAAAAATTCAAAAAAAAGATTTATTACCTGAATAA
- the rpoC gene encoding DNA-directed RNA polymerase subunit beta', whose amino-acid sequence MSRKKNIKFNKITIRLASPESILKESHGEVLKPETINYRTHKPERDGLFCERIFGPIKDYECACGKYKRIRYKGIVCDRCGVEVTEKKVRRERMGHISLIVPVVHIWCFRTSPNKIGYLLGFSSKKLEMIIYYERYVVIQGGVSFRPDGSLFQKGDFLTEEEYLYVLNQLPKGNQYLEDTDPNKFIAKMGAEGIEGLLNRIDLDILSLELRNQVHNETSKQRRSEALKRLQVVEYFREGKKNGGDASHMIIHVLSVIPPELRPLVPLDGGRYAASDMTDLYRRVLIRNNRLKRLIEIKAPEVILRNEKRMLQESVDSLFDNSRKVSAVKSEGNRPLKSLSDSLKGKQGRFRQNLLGKRVDYSARSVIVVGPHLKLHECGLPKEMAAELYKPFIIRKLIERGVVKTVKSSKKIIDKRDPMIWEILENVLKGHPLLLNRAPTLHRLGIQAFQPKLIEGKAIQLHPLVCAAFNADFDGDQMAVHLPLSSGAILEAQLLMLSSQNILNPANGSPITVPSQDMVLGLYYMTKPLASTLNNNKKVKGEWITFYSPEEVEIAYNQNKVELHALIRVKVDIREEDKLLKKIIETTVGRVLFNQVVPKKVGYINESLTKKSLREIIGKILHLTDVPTTAKFLDDIKELGFYNAFKGGLSFGLGDIMIPNDEKESMVSAAIRQVDSVKMNYNMGLITNNERYNQVIDIWTNTNAMLTEKVMKYMREDRQGFNPVYMMLDSGARGSKEQIRQLSGMRGLMAKPQKTGSSGGEIIENPILSNFREGLSILEYFISTHGARKGLADTALKTADAGYLTRRLVDAAQDVIITIEDCNTLRGLEISSLKKNEEIVEPLFDRILGRVSLNDLYHPKNGKLIVSSGYMIDEKIAELIEKSGIEFVEVRSPLTCESKMGICSKCYGRNLSTGKIVQKGEAVGVIAAQSIGEPGTQLTLRTFHVGGTAGNISESSQIRSKYDGIIEFEDLKTVLKSKNGLENNKVCVVVSRSTEMKLFNKEKSSVLMTKNIPYGATLYVHHGDKLKEGDRICTWDLYNAVIIAEFSGIISYQHLEQGTTFQVEIDEQTGFQEKVITEVRNKNLIPTLKILNEDDEELKVYNLPVGAHLMVDDKEKIEVGKILVKVPRKSAKSGDITGGLPRLSELFEARNPSNPAVVSEMDGIVTHGKIKRGNREIIVESKTGEIRKYLVKLSNQVLVQENDYVKAGMPLSDGAVTPNDILNIKGARAVQEYLVREIQEVYRLQGVKINDKHFEVIVLQMMRKVEVMDVGDTRFLEGNIEYKDDFIEENDRIYHMKFIEDPGDSEIFQSGSLISSRDFRNENAVLKYKNKKLIKTRNAIPATARPVLQGITRAALQTKSFISAASFQETTKVLSEAAISSKTDYLYGLKENVIVGHKIPAGTGLKEYENIYSEIL is encoded by the coding sequence ATGAGCAGAAAAAAAAATATTAAGTTCAATAAAATCACTATTAGACTTGCGTCTCCGGAATCTATTTTAAAAGAATCTCACGGAGAGGTTTTAAAACCAGAAACTATTAATTATAGAACTCATAAACCGGAAAGAGATGGGTTATTTTGTGAACGGATTTTTGGTCCAATAAAGGATTATGAATGTGCTTGCGGAAAATATAAGCGGATTCGTTATAAAGGAATAGTTTGTGATAGATGTGGCGTGGAAGTTACTGAAAAAAAAGTAAGACGTGAACGAATGGGACATATTAGTCTTATAGTTCCTGTTGTTCATATTTGGTGTTTTCGGACTTCTCCTAATAAAATAGGATATTTATTAGGGTTTTCATCTAAAAAGCTTGAAATGATTATTTATTATGAGCGATATGTAGTTATACAAGGAGGAGTTTCGTTTCGTCCAGATGGATCTCTTTTTCAAAAAGGAGATTTTCTTACAGAAGAAGAATATTTATATGTTTTGAATCAACTTCCGAAAGGAAATCAGTATTTAGAAGATACTGATCCTAATAAATTTATTGCAAAAATGGGTGCTGAAGGGATAGAAGGTCTTTTAAATCGAATTGATTTAGATATTTTATCCTTAGAATTAAGGAATCAAGTTCATAATGAAACCTCTAAACAAAGAAGATCTGAAGCTTTAAAACGGTTACAAGTTGTAGAATATTTTAGAGAAGGAAAAAAAAATGGGGGGGATGCTTCTCATATGATTATTCATGTCTTATCCGTTATACCTCCTGAATTAAGACCACTTGTTCCTTTGGATGGAGGACGTTATGCAGCTTCCGATATGACCGATTTATATCGTCGTGTTCTCATAAGAAACAATCGTTTAAAAAGATTGATAGAGATTAAAGCCCCTGAGGTGATTCTCAGAAATGAAAAAAGGATGTTGCAAGAATCTGTGGATTCACTTTTTGATAACTCAAGAAAAGTGTCAGCAGTAAAATCTGAAGGGAATCGTCCTTTAAAATCTTTATCTGATTCTTTAAAAGGAAAACAAGGGCGTTTTAGACAGAATTTACTTGGTAAAAGGGTAGATTATTCTGCACGTTCTGTTATTGTAGTTGGACCTCATTTGAAACTACATGAATGTGGGCTTCCTAAAGAAATGGCAGCAGAACTTTATAAACCTTTTATAATCAGAAAATTGATTGAGAGAGGAGTTGTAAAAACAGTAAAATCTTCAAAAAAAATTATAGATAAACGAGATCCTATGATATGGGAAATTTTGGAAAATGTATTGAAAGGACATCCTCTATTATTAAATAGAGCACCTACTTTACATAGATTGGGGATTCAAGCATTTCAACCTAAATTAATAGAAGGAAAAGCAATTCAGTTGCATCCTTTAGTTTGTGCTGCTTTTAATGCGGATTTTGATGGAGATCAAATGGCCGTGCATCTTCCTTTATCTTCTGGTGCAATTTTAGAAGCGCAACTTCTCATGTTGTCTTCTCAAAATATTTTGAATCCCGCTAATGGATCTCCTATTACTGTTCCTTCTCAAGATATGGTATTAGGGTTATATTATATGACTAAACCTTTAGCATCAACTTTAAATAATAATAAAAAAGTAAAAGGAGAGTGGATTACTTTTTACTCTCCAGAAGAAGTTGAAATAGCTTATAATCAAAATAAAGTTGAATTACATGCTTTAATTCGTGTAAAAGTGGATATTCGTGAAGAAGATAAACTTTTGAAAAAAATAATAGAAACAACTGTTGGAAGAGTTTTATTTAATCAAGTTGTTCCTAAAAAAGTGGGATATATTAATGAATCTTTAACAAAAAAATCACTAAGAGAAATTATAGGAAAAATATTACATCTAACAGATGTTCCGACTACTGCTAAATTTTTGGATGATATTAAAGAATTGGGTTTTTATAATGCATTTAAGGGAGGTCTTTCATTTGGATTAGGAGATATTATGATTCCAAATGATGAGAAAGAAAGTATGGTATCGGCGGCTATACGACAAGTAGATAGTGTTAAGATGAACTATAATATGGGATTGATAACAAATAATGAACGTTATAATCAAGTTATTGATATATGGACAAATACAAATGCGATGTTAACAGAAAAAGTAATGAAATATATGCGTGAGGATAGACAGGGATTTAATCCTGTATATATGATGTTAGATTCTGGTGCAAGAGGTTCTAAAGAACAAATTCGGCAACTTTCTGGTATGCGTGGATTAATGGCTAAACCTCAAAAAACGGGATCATCTGGAGGTGAAATCATTGAAAATCCGATTTTATCTAATTTTAGAGAAGGACTTTCTATTTTAGAATATTTTATATCTACTCATGGTGCACGTAAAGGATTAGCAGATACTGCGTTAAAAACTGCAGATGCTGGGTATCTTACAAGACGTTTAGTTGATGCAGCTCAAGATGTTATTATAACAATAGAAGATTGTAATACGCTTAGAGGATTAGAGATATCATCATTAAAAAAAAATGAAGAAATAGTTGAGCCGTTATTTGATAGAATTTTAGGCCGGGTATCTTTGAATGATCTTTATCATCCAAAAAATGGAAAATTAATAGTTTCATCTGGATATATGATTGATGAGAAAATAGCAGAATTGATTGAAAAATCTGGAATAGAATTTGTAGAAGTGCGTTCTCCACTTACTTGTGAATCAAAAATGGGGATTTGTTCTAAATGTTATGGTCGGAATTTATCTACAGGAAAAATTGTTCAAAAAGGAGAAGCTGTAGGAGTAATTGCTGCGCAATCTATTGGAGAACCTGGAACACAGTTAACTTTACGAACTTTTCATGTTGGAGGAACTGCAGGAAATATTTCAGAATCATCACAAATACGATCAAAATATGATGGTATAATAGAGTTTGAAGATCTTAAAACAGTTTTAAAATCAAAAAATGGTTTGGAAAATAATAAAGTTTGTGTGGTCGTTTCTCGTTCTACAGAAATGAAACTTTTTAATAAAGAAAAATCATCTGTTTTAATGACAAAAAATATTCCTTATGGAGCCACTTTGTATGTTCATCATGGAGATAAATTAAAAGAAGGTGATCGGATCTGTACATGGGATTTATATAATGCAGTAATTATAGCAGAGTTTTCGGGAATAATTTCTTATCAACATTTAGAACAAGGAACAACTTTTCAAGTTGAAATAGATGAACAAACTGGATTTCAAGAAAAAGTAATTACAGAAGTAAGAAATAAAAATTTAATTCCAACATTAAAAATTTTGAATGAAGATGATGAAGAATTAAAGGTATATAATCTTCCTGTAGGTGCACATTTAATGGTTGATGATAAAGAAAAAATAGAAGTAGGTAAGATTTTGGTAAAAGTTCCTAGAAAATCTGCTAAGTCTGGTGATATAACAGGTGGATTACCTCGTTTATCTGAATTATTTGAAGCTAGAAATCCTTCTAATCCTGCTGTAGTTTCTGAAATGGATGGAATCGTTACTCACGGAAAAATAAAAAGAGGAAATAGAGAAATTATAGTTGAATCGAAGACAGGTGAGATAAGAAAATATCTTGTAAAACTTTCCAATCAGGTTTTAGTTCAAGAAAATGATTATGTAAAAGCAGGAATGCCTTTATCAGATGGCGCGGTTACTCCTAATGATATTTTGAACATAAAGGGAGCTAGAGCCGTTCAGGAATATTTAGTAAGAGAAATACAAGAAGTATACCGTTTACAAGGAGTTAAGATTAATGATAAACATTTTGAAGTTATTGTTTTGCAAATGATGCGAAAAGTAGAGGTAATGGATGTAGGAGATACTCGATTTTTAGAAGGAAATATTGAATATAAAGATGATTTTATAGAGGAAAATGATAGAATTTATCATATGAAATTTATTGAAGATCCAGGAGATTCTGAAATTTTCCAATCTGGATCTCTAATCAGTTCTAGAGATTTTAGAAATGAAAACGCAGTTTTAAAGTATAAGAATAAAAAATTGATAAAAACAAGAAATGCTATTCCTGCAACTGCTAGGCCAGTATTACAGGGAATAACGAGAGCTGCTCTTCAGACAAAATCTTTTATATCTGCAGCTTCTTTTCAAGAAACAACAAAAGTATTAAGTGAAGCTGCAATAAGTAGCAAAACAGATTACTTATATGGATTAAAAGAAAATGTTATTGTAGGACACAAGATCCCGGCGGGAACTGGTTTGAAAGAATATGAAAATATATATTCAGAAATTTTATGA
- a CDS encoding bifunctional folylpolyglutamate synthase/dihydrofolate synthase, giving the protein MNYSETVKWIFNRLPIYQNLGLNSYYPGLQRIKFFCSHLGNPQKFFKCIHVGGTNGKGSTVHMLSSILQEEKYRIGLFTSPHLIDFRERILYNGFLIEKDFIIDFIKDNKKFIEKEKMSFFEMNTALAFQYFKEKKVYIAIIEVGMGGRLDSTNLIDPEISIITNISIDHTKSLGESKHQIALEKAGIIKKNVSVIIGSEISKDIRFLFLKEALKKNSPIYFLKNISDYSEYQVPFKADYQNINKIIVLKTIDILKKRKNIIVSDNSIKNGLKNVIKNTNFKGRWHILQQYNPKIICDIAHNEEGIQMINNQLKKESYEKLHLVLGFLKEKKVEKLLKYFPVNAYYYFCQPNIERKFSISDLKTLVMKVFKINKNRKIFFFSSVKEAFFSSKSQSKKKDLILISGSSFTVSEVLLLTL; this is encoded by the coding sequence GTGAATTATTCGGAAACAGTAAAATGGATTTTTAATCGTCTTCCAATTTATCAAAATTTGGGATTAAACTCATATTACCCTGGATTACAAAGGATTAAATTTTTTTGTTCTCATTTAGGAAATCCACAAAAATTTTTTAAATGTATTCATGTAGGAGGTACAAATGGAAAGGGATCCACAGTTCATATGTTATCTTCTATTCTTCAAGAAGAAAAATACAGAATCGGATTGTTTACCTCCCCCCATTTAATAGATTTTAGAGAAAGAATTCTTTATAATGGATTTTTGATAGAAAAAGATTTTATTATAGATTTTATAAAAGATAACAAAAAATTTATTGAAAAGGAAAAAATGTCATTTTTTGAAATGAATACAGCATTAGCGTTTCAATATTTTAAAGAAAAAAAAGTTTATATAGCTATAATTGAAGTAGGAATGGGAGGCCGTTTGGATTCTACTAATCTTATAGATCCAGAAATATCTATCATTACAAATATAAGTATAGATCATACAAAATCTCTTGGAGAGAGTAAACATCAAATTGCTTTGGAAAAAGCAGGGATCATAAAAAAAAATGTATCAGTAATAATTGGAAGTGAAATATCAAAAGATATACGATTTCTTTTTCTTAAAGAAGCTTTAAAAAAAAATTCCCCTATATATTTTTTAAAAAATATTTCAGATTATTCTGAATATCAAGTTCCTTTTAAAGCGGATTACCAAAATATCAATAAAATTATTGTGTTAAAAACTATAGACATTCTAAAAAAAAGAAAAAATATAATAGTTTCTGATAATTCCATAAAAAATGGATTAAAAAATGTAATTAAGAATACGAATTTTAAAGGACGTTGGCATATATTACAACAATATAATCCAAAAATTATTTGCGACATAGCTCATAATGAAGAAGGAATTCAAATGATAAATAATCAGTTGAAAAAAGAATCATATGAAAAATTACACTTGGTATTAGGATTTTTAAAAGAAAAAAAAGTAGAAAAACTATTGAAATATTTTCCTGTTAATGCTTATTATTATTTTTGTCAACCTAATATTGAAAGAAAATTTTCTATTTCTGATTTAAAAACTTTAGTAATGAAAGTTTTTAAAATTAATAAAAATAGAAAAATTTTTTTTTTCTCTTCTGTAAAAGAAGCTTTTTTTTCATCTAAAAGTCAATCTAAAAAAAAAGATTTAATCTTAATTAGTGGAAGTTCTTTCACAGTATCTGAAGTCTTATTATTGACATTGTAA
- the rpoB gene encoding DNA-directed RNA polymerase subunit beta: MGDTERISERITFSSVVEAKQVEYPDFLDIQIKSFKEFFQLETKPENIKNEGLFKVFTENFPISDARNSFVLEFKGYSIDAPRYSIEECIERGVTYSVPLKAKLKLYCTDPEHEDFETVYQDVYLGTYPYMTPSGSFIFNGAERVIVSQLHRSPGVFFGQSHHANGTKLYSARIIPFKGSWIEFATDINNVMYAYIDRKKKLTMTTLLRAIGYERDKDILEIFNLAEEVQVIKSATDLILYRTLAARVLNIWHEDFVDEDTGEVVSVERNEILIDRDVKLKQEHIDLLIKHEIKTVLLHKEKGRKKDYSIIYNTLQKDPTNSEKEAVEYIYKQLRNTEPPDEETARSVLDKLFFSDTRYSLGPVGRYRLNKRLGLDIDPNYLVLTKEDIIAIIEHLNALFNSKREVDDIDHLSNRRVRTVGEQLYTQFSIGLSRMARTIRERMNVRDNEVFMPVDLINSKTLSSVINTFFGTNQLSQFMDQTNPLSEITHKRRLSALGPGGLSRERAGFEVRDVNYSHYGRLCPIETPEGPNIGLISSLSVFAKINQMGFVETPYRLVHNGKANFQEKAKYLSAEEEEGKIIAQSNSIDVNGSFFSDRIISREDGDFPVVTPKQVDYVDVAPNQIASISASLIPFLEHDDANRALMGSNMMRQAVPLLKPKSPIVGTGLEKQVARDSRILINAEQNGVVEYIDAKKIIIRYDRTEKEALVRFDSEIKVYDLIKFRKTNQNTCITLKPIVKKGTRVVKGQILCEGYATENGELALGRNLRAAFIPCNGYNFEDAVLISEKVVSEDWFTSIHIDEYSLEVRDTKLGMEELTNDIPNVSEEATKDLDENGIIRVGAEVKPGDILIGKITPKGESDPTPEEKLLRAIFGDKAGNVKDASLKAEPSLFGVVIDTKLFTRSIKDKTSRIKDKIQIERIEKEYNKKFSDLRNILLEKLNYILHDKISQEIIDEKKQEIVIKKGTKFTSQLINQISDFINISSFCWTYDVETNHLISEILHNYKIAFNDFNNTLKHKKFSITIGDELPSGIIKMAKVYIAKKRKLKVGDKMAGRHGNKGVVARILREEDMPFLEDGSPVDIVLNPLGVPSRMNIGQIYETVLGWAGYKLNIKFSSPIFDGATINKISDYTNQSGIPRFGTTYLFDGGTGERFDQPATVGVIYMLKLGHMVDDKMHARSIGPYSLITQQPLGGKSQFGGQRFGEMEVWALEAFGSSNILREILTVKSDDVIGRAKTYEAIVKGEPMPEPNNPESFNVLCYELKGLGLDIDLEE; encoded by the coding sequence TTGGGGGATACAGAAAGAATATCGGAAAGAATTACTTTTTCTTCAGTAGTAGAAGCAAAACAAGTGGAATATCCTGATTTTTTGGATATTCAAATCAAATCATTTAAAGAATTTTTTCAACTGGAAACAAAACCAGAAAATATAAAAAATGAAGGTTTATTTAAAGTTTTTACAGAAAATTTTCCAATTTCTGATGCTAGAAACTCTTTCGTTTTAGAATTTAAAGGGTATTCTATAGATGCTCCTAGATATTCTATAGAAGAATGTATTGAAAGAGGGGTGACTTATAGTGTACCTTTGAAAGCAAAGTTAAAACTATATTGTACTGATCCAGAACATGAAGATTTTGAGACAGTATATCAGGATGTCTATTTGGGGACATATCCATATATGACTCCTTCTGGATCTTTTATTTTCAATGGTGCAGAACGGGTTATTGTTTCTCAACTACATCGTTCTCCAGGAGTATTTTTTGGCCAATCTCATCATGCAAATGGAACTAAATTATACTCTGCAAGAATAATTCCTTTTAAAGGATCTTGGATTGAATTTGCTACGGATATAAATAATGTTATGTATGCCTATATAGATAGAAAGAAAAAGTTGACTATGACTACTTTACTTCGTGCTATTGGATATGAAAGAGATAAAGATATATTAGAAATATTCAATTTAGCAGAAGAAGTACAAGTTATAAAAAGTGCCACTGACTTAATTTTATATAGAACTTTAGCAGCAAGAGTATTGAATATCTGGCATGAGGATTTTGTAGATGAAGATACAGGAGAAGTTGTCTCTGTGGAAAGAAATGAGATTCTTATAGATAGAGATGTTAAGCTCAAACAAGAACACATTGATTTGCTCATAAAACATGAGATAAAAACAGTCTTATTACATAAAGAAAAAGGAAGAAAAAAAGATTATTCTATTATTTATAACACTTTGCAAAAAGATCCTACTAATTCTGAAAAAGAAGCAGTAGAATATATCTATAAACAACTTAGAAATACAGAACCTCCAGATGAAGAAACAGCTAGAAGTGTTCTAGACAAGCTTTTTTTTTCTGATACAAGATATAGTTTAGGGCCTGTAGGAAGATATCGTTTAAATAAACGTCTTGGTTTAGATATTGATCCAAATTATTTAGTTTTAACAAAAGAGGATATAATTGCTATTATTGAACATTTAAATGCTTTATTTAATTCGAAAAGAGAAGTAGATGATATAGATCATCTTTCAAATAGACGAGTTAGAACTGTTGGAGAACAACTTTATACACAATTTAGTATTGGTTTATCTAGAATGGCTAGAACAATTAGAGAAAGAATGAATGTTCGTGATAATGAAGTATTTATGCCTGTAGATCTTATCAATTCTAAAACTTTATCTTCCGTAATTAACACTTTTTTTGGAACTAACCAATTATCTCAATTTATGGATCAGACGAATCCATTGTCTGAAATTACACATAAAAGAAGATTATCCGCTTTAGGTCCCGGAGGTTTATCTAGAGAAAGAGCAGGATTTGAAGTTAGGGATGTCAATTATTCTCATTATGGAAGATTATGTCCAATTGAAACACCAGAGGGCCCAAATATTGGGTTAATATCTTCTCTTTCTGTTTTTGCGAAAATTAATCAAATGGGATTTGTAGAAACTCCTTATAGATTAGTTCATAATGGAAAAGCTAATTTTCAAGAAAAAGCTAAATATCTTAGTGCAGAAGAAGAAGAGGGAAAAATTATCGCACAGTCTAATTCTATAGATGTAAATGGGAGTTTTTTTTCTGATAGAATTATTTCTAGAGAAGATGGAGATTTTCCTGTAGTAACTCCAAAACAAGTAGATTACGTAGATGTAGCTCCTAATCAAATAGCCTCTATATCAGCTTCTTTAATACCTTTTTTAGAACATGATGATGCGAATAGAGCTCTTATGGGATCTAATATGATGCGTCAAGCAGTACCATTATTAAAACCTAAATCTCCTATTGTTGGAACTGGATTGGAAAAACAAGTTGCAAGAGATTCAAGAATTTTAATTAATGCAGAACAAAATGGAGTAGTAGAATATATTGATGCAAAAAAAATTATTATTCGTTATGATAGAACTGAAAAAGAAGCTTTAGTAAGATTTGATTCTGAAATTAAAGTATATGATTTGATTAAGTTTAGGAAAACAAATCAAAATACATGTATCACTCTAAAACCTATTGTTAAAAAAGGGACTAGAGTTGTAAAAGGACAAATTTTGTGTGAAGGATACGCAACTGAAAATGGAGAGTTAGCTTTAGGCAGAAATTTAAGAGCTGCTTTTATTCCATGTAATGGATATAATTTTGAAGATGCTGTTTTAATTTCAGAAAAAGTAGTTAGTGAAGATTGGTTTACTTCTATCCATATAGATGAATATTCTTTAGAGGTTCGTGATACCAAACTAGGAATGGAAGAATTAACTAATGATATTCCTAATGTTAGCGAAGAGGCAACTAAAGATTTAGATGAAAATGGAATTATTCGCGTAGGTGCAGAAGTTAAACCAGGAGATATTCTCATTGGAAAGATAACTCCTAAAGGAGAATCTGATCCAACTCCGGAAGAAAAGTTACTGCGAGCTATTTTTGGAGATAAAGCTGGAAATGTAAAAGATGCGTCTTTAAAAGCTGAACCATCATTATTTGGAGTTGTTATCGATACGAAACTATTTACTAGAAGTATTAAAGATAAAACATCTAGAATTAAGGATAAAATACAAATAGAACGTATTGAAAAAGAATATAATAAAAAATTTTCTGATTTGAGGAATATTTTATTGGAAAAATTGAATTACATTCTACATGATAAAATATCTCAGGAAATTATTGATGAAAAAAAACAAGAAATTGTAATAAAAAAAGGAACAAAATTTACTTCTCAATTGATTAATCAAATATCTGATTTTATTAATATTTCTTCATTTTGTTGGACTTATGATGTGGAAACAAATCATCTTATATCTGAAATTTTACATAATTATAAAATAGCATTTAATGATTTTAATAATACTTTAAAACATAAAAAGTTTTCTATTACAATTGGAGATGAATTACCATCTGGAATAATTAAAATGGCTAAAGTTTATATTGCAAAAAAAAGAAAATTAAAAGTGGGAGATAAAATGGCAGGAAGACATGGAAATAAGGGGGTAGTAGCAAGAATTCTTCGTGAAGAAGATATGCCCTTTTTAGAAGACGGGAGTCCTGTAGATATAGTTCTAAATCCATTAGGGGTTCCATCTAGAATGAACATTGGGCAAATATATGAAACAGTATTGGGATGGGCAGGATATAAATTGAACATAAAATTTTCTTCTCCTATATTTGATGGAGCGACTATAAATAAAATTTCTGATTATACAAATCAATCTGGAATTCCACGTTTTGGAACAACTTATTTATTTGATGGAGGAACAGGAGAAAGATTTGATCAACCAGCAACAGTAGGAGTTATATATATGTTGAAACTTGGACATATGGTAGATGATAAAATGCATGCCCGTTCTATAGGACCTTATTCACTCATTACTCAACAACCTTTAGGAGGAAAATCTCAATTTGGTGGGCAACGTTTTGGAGAAATGGAAGTTTGGGCTTTGGAAGCTTTTGGATCTTCTAATATTTTACGTGAAATTTTAACTGTTAAATCAGATGATGTGATAGGAAGAGCAAAAACTTATGAAGCTATAGTAAAAGGAGAACCTATGCCAGAACCTAATAATCCAGAATCTTTTAATGTATTGTGTTATGAATTAAAAGGATTAGGATTGGATATTGATTTAGAAGAGTAA